Proteins from one Anopheles nili chromosome 2, idAnoNiliSN_F5_01, whole genome shotgun sequence genomic window:
- the LOC128731882 gene encoding integrin alpha-PS3-like produces MTSVTLVTVLLVGVSVLLRFGCAFNLSPVPNYVFREPSLPLYTQKVRSSYFGYSINLRPGGLLVGAPRAQSDLAAQRKLNETGAIYRCPFEVPTECAPYYLDRLGNTNAEQSDFAYNSEKKDFQMLGAAMDGHGLDGDRFVVCAPKTISELVDYYLLHGICYVTDGTEQPEPKDIRKIIPLRAKDKQLHKEERVQYYYYMYGEQGISVHVTDDGEEILIGAPGVFNWRGTVVRYRRRISDDMGGLSRRNAAFERPTNRHKRQIIQHVSDVPNPYFTALQDNSYFGYAVGSGRFLGDQKTLYVASAPQSNGQVGEVFIFDIINADSFIEPQIKVHYTFPGQQQGEYFGYALLAEDFNGDGFPDLAISAPMHSRAGDYDAGVVYVYWNEGHLNFQLQGKLHAGHESAGRFGTSLGKIGDINMDGYNDIAIGAPFEENGAVYVFLGSADGLQSKPSQRLTAPPNELLSPQSMFGFSLSRGSDIDANGYNDLAVGSPNDEKVYVFRTYPVVRIDAEVTSSKRELTLGDTSFELSICMAASFSAGQPFDLRLNYELSVDAQAGRVTFSGSGTNRRNETITVTETMACHRIDVRLKATAASIYKPVLVELVYQLQAPESPEDNGHVFCSECAMLDPTQPNRLIQKIAFKTGCQGEVCVSDLRLSARWVDIEPVYVLGSTKKASLQFDVYNAGENAYLPQLNVTLLPARLTLAKLTSECRQTVTVEGVNVLCDLNNGLPLKPSYNSLFTLILDMTKLEGTSAEIRAEVLSSSEESSPEDNFLEQVLTLQEFSDIEIIGKSSVTEVSLEQQSGLVNITYEVQLHNNGPSTFRKLAFALDVPLVYHKLSSGLSFQLIDFNNILATAMYNYKTLEITWTKNDSILLPSLVEHDVILPPTVDVDGLHRLPNDFNLLSAGFGAGENQPPASGYDHDTMTLRRRRGVSAQVYNRYTGQLSQHSRVRRDLTKETNGIVRTLPHNRTLFFSCTQEDALIECARLNIEVDIFRPTNVPIVITVTFQLDLDAVGETFLEREDIFALVMHTDVTREGDPDGTTFQLARNNPFTVVYRYSEASTPIWVIIVSVLGGLLLLVLLSYGLYRMGFFKRATKEEMEKQSRESARLNEPESSNQSPPTETDIELNDDKH; encoded by the exons CCTACTGGTCGGTGCGCCGCGAGCTCAATCGGATCTGGCGGCTCAGCGAAAGCTAAATGAAACGGGTGCCATCTATCGGTGCCCGTTCGAAGTGCCCACAGAATGTGCCCCGTACTACCTCGACCGGCTGGGCAACACGAACGCGGAACAGTCGGACTTTGCGTACAACTCCGAGAAGAAGGATTTTCAGATGCTCGGTGCGGCCATGGACGGGCACGGTTTGGACGGGGATCGGTTCGTGGTGTGTGCGCCCAAAACGATCAGCGAGCTGGTGGATTACTACCTTCTGCACGGTATCTGCTACGTCACCGATGGCACGGAACAACCGGAACCGAAGGACATCCGCAAGATCATCCCACTGCGTGCGAAGG ACAAACAGCTGCACAAAGAAGAGCGAGTTCAATACTACTACTACATGTACGGCGAGCAAGGCATTAGCGTACATGTCACGGACGACGGTGAGGAGATTCTTATTGGTGCACCAGGAGTGTTTAACTGGCGGGGTACGGTCGTGCGGTACCGGCGACGTATCAGCGACGACATGGGAGGGCTCAGTCGTAGAAATGCAGCGTTCGAGCGGCCTACCAACAGGCATAAACGTCAAATCATCCAGCACGTCAGCGACGTACCGAATCCGTATTTTACCGCGCTGCAGGACAATTCGTACTTCGGATACGCCGTCGGATCGGGACGCTTCCTGGGCGATCAGAAGACACTGTACGTGGCCAGCGCACCCCAATCGAACGGCCAGGTCGGTGAGGTGTTCATCTTCGACATCATCAACGCGGACTCGTTTATCGAGCCGCAGATTAAGGTGCACTACACATTCCCGGGCCAGCAGCAGGGCGAGTACTTCGGGTATGCGCTGCTGGCAGAGGACTTCAACGGTGATGGGTTTCCGGATCTCGCCATTTCGGCACCGATGCACAGTCGAGCTGGCGACTACGACGCTGGTGTCGTGTACGTGTACTGGAACGAGGGCCATCTGAACTTCCAGCTGCAGGGTAAGCTCCACGCTGGCCACGAGAGTGCTGGCCGTTTCGGCACAAGTTTGGGAAAGATCGGTGACATCAACATGGATGGGTACAATG ACATTGCGATTGGTGCCCCGTTCGAGGAAAACGGAGCCGTGTACGTGTTCCTTGGATCGGCGGATGGGCTGCAATCGAAACCTAGCCAGCGGTTGACGGCTCCACCCAACGAGCTGCTGTCGCCACAGTCGATGTTTGGCTTCTCTCTGTCGCGGGGAAGTGACATCGACGCGAACGGCTACAATGATCTGGCTGTTGGTTCACCGAACGACGAGAAAGTGTACGTCTTCCGGACGTATCCGGTGGTGCGTATCGACGCGGAAGTCACCTCATCCAAGCGGGAACTTACGCTAGGCGACACATCCTTCGAGCTGTCGATTTGCATGGCCGCAAGTTTCTCCGCCGGCCAACCATTCGACCTACGGCTTAACTACGAGCTGAGCGTGGATGCGCAGGCTGGTCGTGTGACGTTTTCCGGCAGCGGAACCAACCGTCGCAACGAAACCATCACCGTCACGGAAACGATGGCGTGCCATCGGATAGACGTGCGCTTGAAGGCGACGGCCGCCAGCATCTACAAGCCGGTCCTGGTGGAACTGGTGTACCAATTGCAGGCGCCCGAATCGCCAGAGGATAATGGCCACGTGTTCTGCTCCGAGTGTGCTATGCTTGATCCGACCCAGCCGAACCGGTTGATCCAGAAGATCGCCTTTAAGACGGGCTGCCAGGGTGAGGTGTGCGTGTCGGACCTCCGGCTGTCTGCCCGCTGGGTGGACATCGAACCGGTGTACGTGTTGGGCAGCACGAAGAAGGCATCGCTCCAGTTCGATGTGTACAACGCCGGGGAAAACGCGTACTTGCCGCAGCTGAATGTCACACTTCTGCCGGCCCGGTTGACGCTGGCGAAGCTAACCTCCGAGTGTCGGCAAACGGTAACGGTCGAGGGTGTGAATGTGCTGTGCGATCTGAACAACGGCTTACCGCTTAAACCGTCCTACAACTCGCTGTTCACGCTGATCCTTGACATGACCAAGCTGGAGGGTACGAGCGCCGAGATCAGGGCGGAAGTGCTCAGCTCCAGTGAGGAATCGTCGCCGGAGGACAACTTTCTGGAACAAGTGCTCACGCTGCAAGAATTTAGCGACATCGAGATTATCGG CAAATCGTCCGTCACCGAGGTGTCCTTGGAGCAGCAGAGCGGACTGGTGAACATCACCTACGAGGTGCAGCTGCACAACAACGGTCCCAGTACGTTCCGCAAGTTGGCTTTCGCGTTGGATGTGCCGCTAGTCTACCACAAGCTCAGTTCCGGACTATCGTTCCAGCTCATCGACTTCAACAACATTCTCGCGACGGCGATGTACAACTACAAGACGCTCGAGATAACCTGGACGAAGAACGACAGCATCCTGCTGCCTAGCCTGGTCGAACACGACGTCATCCTGCCACCGACGGTCGATGTCGATGGACTGCACCGGTTGCCGAACGACTTCAATCTGCTTTCCGCCGGATTCGGTGCGGGTGAAAACCAACCTCCTGCTTCTGGCTACGATCATGACACGATGACGCTGCGTCGTCGTCGCGGTGTGTCCGCCCAGGTCTACAACCGGTACACAGGTCAGCTGTCACAGCATTCACGCGTCCGCCGAGATCTGACCAAAGAGACCAACGGCATTGTGCGGACGTTGCCACACAACCGGACTCTGTTCTTTAGCTGCACGCAGGAAGATGCGCTCATTGAGTGTGCCCGGTTGAACATCGAGGTCGACATCTTCCGGCCAACGAACGTCCCGATCGTGATAACTGTCACGTTCCAGCTCGATTTGGATGCGGTTGGTGAGACGTTCCTTGAGCGGGAGGACATCTTTGCGTTGGTGATGCACACCGACGTCACTAGGGAGGGTGATCCTGACGGCACAACGTTCCAGCTTGCCCGTAACAACCCGTTCACGGTGGTGTATCGCTACTCGGAAGCCAGCACGCCCATTTGGGTGATCATCGTCTCGGTGCTTGGCGGCTtactgctgttggtgttgctttcGTACGGCCTGTACCGGATGGGATTCTTCAAGCGTGCTACCAAGGAGGAAATGGAGAAGCAATCTCGAGAG AGTGCACGCCTCAACGAGCCGGAATCATCCAACCAGTCACCCCCGACGGAAACTGACATCGAGCTCAACGACGACAAACATTGA
- the LOC128720161 gene encoding uncharacterized protein LOC128720161, which produces MCEADLRTPEHRNDGPFCRLCFSLADDLCPLFPSSHVSPNNALLLHKILDCTTITLSVHDDHDAYICAKCIVSIEAFFKYKAQCVENDRTLRKKRKSFFTGLGLAADKDDRRSLQSANQLILAQERHQRHLPASDRDDVDDEGESVKQRKRHRRTPHVDEVSEGNALKKPRNGLLEEEYGDRQAKLEQYQVKQEIINPNDVEEHDTTNRKEGLGDDEEDDDEEEYFNPNQFLAQETQIDEEGDAGGDLETNDNSTDGEGHSPIGVDHPSGSHLFERGWKATEFSPQPGSSGLKALKITDYSNITGKRGRPQRFVAEMLAGASNLMQYQQHGEAVLQDLLRLNGLANVQLQPEALGQMTPLSSSPQGPGRRLPASIEPTKKVQKFLDDGLRELIYNAGAPNPHFERDGGSTEFMVVKARFNSYNIIFDDNRFLRRNKSVSGLAKWYWACSVTGCPVKICSYAGRLFKTNELPHTHPPTESDARNRYETIQPDPVEAAQLQRQLLLQQQQQHQQQQQRLLRQQQQQQLLRQRQVELAQRRVAAAAALMAAAAVSATRNDDGCQERSKKIDPSLIVDQQQDWRRNYDLHTASDGTERLLFAGHNHGLIMTRKDGVKIYRCTSVIKIDDTPEESEQPCLDTVFLHANGRIAMVCKEEMVDYDMELPVDTMERHQSERSGGNSTEEDDKRRRPQKIIVYEGYRYKYCHARPEGSFYWRCVLRHDKDCLASIQTKRNLEFLNVNDQAHNHDPPDPSEPHENAMLCEIRLPIKGESTEGSTDFQLVKSGQKREFLIYKGYRYYFQYESKNGRRSYRCTMFKNCPAGAFLLPNNTIQEAKNFIHTHPPVEDMEKYITKDSLITSPIKHPTEGSADESREDLGIVDWPDSTGAGSIKLEPLSKDPEVAQRNGYRIIKNYKNKEIMIYLGWRYFEDYKKKSGGQVWRCSSHRLCRGSVHLFQDGSINFAKLVDHNHSPPKKIASHSPLDGSSSKAGSEHVASPEQQLSTPLDSSCESLLGGGGAYHRYIMHQGHRFRFATRKREGTIYWRCAMRLETKCPVSFHTKEDTYELVSTRNHEHNHPIPTVWPDVAGGQIDEELPSVRMPAEEIGTTDFNLTKNSKGRDLVLYKNGRFYLDYSRKDGKIVFRCSAVSGCRATVHLLPNKTLQVPDDFSHNHPTPYDGEAGDHTVRESEADQQPIESIELKSDDEEQDTQAVQSRFVLYNGFHFRFISRHPTEQSAFFRCFNFDAKKNPCHASLYTDQNGRVIQTSQHPHNHEQGDYLQGLNTYHQLQEQEEAQQPPKPPPKTTDELIGTRDYKIVKNWKNRDVLVFQNCRYFLHYVRKDGRKVWRCSAIRSCHAAVYLNADGTVDQFRGQHVHEIRPEGELRRRRRRKKSEPMFPFGAGSGDSTMFGNGMHANTVDLTARGASLNGIGSLLNGSAVSLPAGVNGSTNGSGQNGGLGNEWIDYSDYGIQMNAVSANDTGNGDAGRTNEENHSLWDHIHPIHSMVEAGGNESEAGIDLSYHSVFGNQENFNTYAVHALAQHHLQQQQQRSHISLQQLQQHHQMLLMNGGLVPQHRASSNNQDSSDAEECDVSAGATSGDDHPVITITPEVKIEGEDL; this is translated from the exons TTAAGCGTACACGATGATCACGATGCGTATATATGCGCGAAGTGCATCGTCAGCATCGAGGCCTTCTTCAAGTACAAAGCGCAATGTGTCGAGAACGATCGAACTCTGCGCAAAAAGCGCAAAAGCTTCTTCACCGGTCTAGGCCTAGCGGCCGATAAAGACGACCGACGTTCGCTTCAATCGGCGAACCAGCTGATCCTGGCGCAAGAACGACACCAGCGCCATCTGCCGGCAAGCGACCGAGACGATGTGGACGACGAAGGGGAGAGCGTGAAGCAGCGCAAACGCCACCGAAGGACGCCCCACGTGGACGAGGTTTCTGAGGGCAATGCGCTAAAGAAGCCCCGGAACGGCTTGCTGGAAGAAGAGTACGGTGACCGACAGGCGAAACTCGAACAGTATCAAGTTAAGCAGGAAATCATCAACCCGAACGATGTCGAGGAGCACGATACCACCAACCGCAAGGAGGGGCTCGGTGACGACgaggaagacgacgatgaggagGAGTACTTCAATCCCAACCAATTTCTGGCCCAAGAAACACAAATCGACGAGGAAGGAGATGCCGGTGGAGACTTGGAAACGAACGACAACAGTACCGATGGCGAAGGACATTCGCCCATCGGTGTCGATCACCCGTCCGGGTCGCATCTCTTCGAGCGGGGTTGGAAAGCAACCGAATTTTCACCGCAACCGGGTTCTTCCGGTTTGAAGGCACTGAAAATTACCGACTATTCCAACATCACCGGCAAACGGGGACGCCCACAGCGATTCGTCGCCGAAATGCTGGCCGGAGCCAGCAACCTGATGCAGTACCAGCAACACGGAGAAGCCGTCCTGCAGGACCTGCTCCGGTTGAACGGGTTGGCGAATGTGCAGTTGCAACCCGAGGCGCTGGGTCAGATGACACCGCTCAGCTCAAGCCCGCAAGGTCCTGGCCGACGGTTACCTGCGTCCATCGAGCCTACGAAGAAAGTGCAAAAGTTTCTGGACGACGGCTTGCGCGAGCTGATCTACAATGCTGGGGCACCAAATCCTCACTTCGAGCGG GATGGAGGATCGACCGAGTTTATGGTGGTGAAGGCACGCTTCAACTCGTACAACATCATTTTCGACGACAATCGGTTTTTGCGGCGCAACAAATCGGTCAGCGGGCTGGCCAAGTGGTACTGGGCTTGCAGCGTCACGGGTTGTCCGGTGAAAATTTGCAGCTACGCGGGTCGGCTGTTCAAAACGAACGAGCTGCCGCATACGCACCCACCGACGGAATCGGATGCCCGCAATCGGTACGAAACCATTCAACCGGATCCGGTTGAGGCGGCACAGCTGCAGCGGCAGCTtctgctgcagcaacagcagcaacaccaacagcaacagcaacggctactgcggcagcaacagcaacagcagctacTGCGCCAGCGGCAGGTTGAGCTGGCACAACGACGTGTGGCTGCTGCGGCCGCCCTGATGGCTGCTGCGGCCGTGTCCGCTACACGAAACGACGACGGATGCCAGGAACGTAGTAAGAAAATCGACCCTAGTCTCATCGTGGATCAGCAGCAGGATTGGCGTCGAAATTACGATCTGCACACGGCCAGCGATGGAACGGAAAGACTGCTGTTCGCTGGCCACAACCATGGGTTGATCATGACACGTAAGGATGGCGTAAAGATTTATCGTTGCACTAGCGTAATCAAAATCGATGATACACCGGAAGAGTCCGAACAGCCATGCCTGGACACGGTGTTTCTGCATGCGAACGGACGCATTGCGATGGTTTGTAAGGAGGAGATGGTGGATTACGATATGGAGCTTCCGGTGGACACGATGGAGCGCCATCAATCGGAGCGCAGCGGTGGTAATAGCACCGAAGAGGACGACAAACGTCGCAGGCCTCAGAAGATAATCGTGTACGAGGGCTACAGATACAAGTACTGCCACGCTCGGCCCGAAGGTAGCTTCTACTGGCGTTGCGTGCTGCGCCACGATAAGGATTGCCTGGCTTCGATCCAGACGAAGCGCAACCTGGAGTTTTTGAACGTGAACGATCAAGCACACAACCACGATCCACCGGATCCTTCGGAGCCGCACGAGAATGCGATGCTGTGCGAAATACGTCTGCCGATCAAGGGCGAATCAACGGAGGGCTCGACCGATTTCCAGCTGGTGAAGAGCGGGCAAAAGCGAGAGTTCCTCATCTACAAGGGCTACCGGTACTACTTCCAGTACGAGTCGAAAAACGGACGGCGTTCGTACCGATGCACTATGTTCAAGAACTGCCCGGCCGGAGCGTTTCTGTTGCCAAACAACACCATCCAGGAGGCGAAGAACTTCATTCACACGCATCCCCCCGTGGAAGACATGGAGAAGTACATCACGAAAGACAGCTTGATCACTAGCCCGATAAAACACCCCACCGAGGGTAGCGCAGATGAGAGCAGGGAAGACCTGGGAATCGTCGACTGGCCAGATTCAACGGGAGCGGGTTCTATCAAACTGGAACCGCTCAGCAAGGATCCCGAGGTGGCCCAACGCAACGGGTACCGCATCATTAAGAACTACAAAAACAAGGAAATCATGATTTACCTTGGGTGGCGCTACTTCGAAGATTACAAGAAGAAAAGCGGTGGCCAGGTGTGGCGTTGTTCATCGCACCGATTGTGCCGCGGATCGGTACATCTCTTCCAGGATGGATCGATAAACTTCGCAAAACTCGTCGATCATAATCATTCCCCGCCGAAGAAAATCGCAAGCCATTCGCCGTTGGATGGTAGCTCCTCCAAGGCGGGCTCGGAACACGTTGCATCCCCTGAGCAACAGTTGTCGACTCCGCTGGACAGTAGCTGCGAGTCGTTgttgggtggtggaggagCGTACCACCGGTACATCATGCACCAGGGACATCGGTTCCGCTTCGCGACGCGTAAGCGCGAGGGTACGATCTATTGGCGGTGCGCGATGCGGCTGGAAACAAAGTGTCCCGTTTCATTTCACACAAAGGAGGACACGTACGAGTTGGTGAGCACGCGTAACCACGAACACAACCACCCCATACCGACGGTGTGGCCAGACGTGGCCGGAGGCCAGATCGATGAGGAGCTGCCGTCGGTTCGCATGCCGGCCGAGGAGATCGGAACGACAGATTTCAACCTCACGAAGAACTCGAAAGGGCGTGATTTGGTGTTGTACAAAAATGGGCGCTTCTATCTGGACTACTCTCGAAAAGACGGCAAAATTGTGTTCCGCTGTTCGGCCGTTTCGGGTTGCCGAGCGACGGTGCACTTGCtgccaaacaaaacgctccAAGTGCCGGACGACTTCAGCCACAACCATCCCACCCCGTACGACGGAGAAGCGGGTGACCACACGGTGAGGGAGTCTGAAGCGGACCAACAACCGATTGAATCGATCGAGCTAAAGTCAGACGATGAAGAGCAGGACACGCAAGCCGTGCAGTCAAGGTTCGTGCTATACAATGGATTCCACTTCCGCTTCATATCTCGCCACCCGACGGAGCAGAGTGCGTTTTTCCGCTGCTTCAACTTCGATGCCAAGAAAAACCCGTGCCACGCCTCACTGTACACCGACCAGAACGGAAGGGTCATACAGACGAGCCAGCATCCGCACAATCACGAACAGGGTGATTACCTCCAGGGACTGAACACATATCATCAGCTACAAGAGCAGGAAGAGGCGCAGCAGCCGCCGAAACCTCCACCGAAGACCACCGACGAGCTGATCGGTACTCGTGATTACAAGATCGTAAAGAACTGGAAAAATCGTGACGTGCTTGTGTTCCAGAACTGTCGCTACTTCCTGCACTATGTGCGTAAGGATGGCCGGAAGGTGTGGCGCTGTTCGGCGATCCGGAGCTGCCATGCGGCCGTATATCTAAACGCCGATGGTACGGTGGACCAGTTTCGTGGCCAGCACGTGCACGAAATTCGCCCCGAGGGTGAGCTACGGCGGCGGCGACGCAGAAAAAAGTCGGAGCCCATGTTTCCTTTTGGGGCCGGCAGTGGGGACAGTACCATGTTTGGTAATGGCATGCATGCAAATACGGTCGACCTGACGGCACGGGGAGCAAGTCTTAACGGTATTGGATCGCTGTTGAACGGCAGTGCCGTGAGTCTTCCGGCAGGTGTTAACGGATCGACAAATGGCAGCGGTCAGAACGGTGGCTTGGGTAACGAGTGGATCGACTACAGTGATTATGGCATACAGATGAATGCCGTCTCTGCGAATGATACCGGAAATGGAGACGCTGGACGGACGAACGAGGAAAACCATTCTCTTTGGGATCATATTCATCCGATCCACAGCATGGTCGAAGCAGGTGGAAATGAAAGTGAAGCAGGCATCGACCTTAGTTACCACTCCGTGTTTGGGAACCAGGAGAACTTCAACACGTACGCCGTCCACGCTCTTGCGCAGCATCAtctacagcaacagcagcagcgatCGCACATCAGCCTGCAACAActccagcagcaccaccagaTGCTGCTAATGAACGGTGGTTTAGTGCCACAGCATCGTGCTTCATCTAACAACCAGGATAGCAGCGATGCGGAGGAGTGCGATGTTTCGGCGGGCGCCACTAGCGGGGATGATCATCCCGTGATCACCATTACGCCAGAGGTGAAAATAGAGGGGGAAGATCTATGA